The Synechococcus sp. M16.1 genome includes the window GGCCGTGGCTCTCCCCTACTGGACGCGTTGGATGGAGGCGTTTCCCTCTGTCGAGAGCCTGGCCGCGGCGTCTCTGGATGTGGTGCGGCTGCAGTGGCAGGGCCTGGGGTATTACTCGCGGGCGCGTCGGCTGCATGAGGCGGCGCAGCTGCTGGTGGGCCACCCGTGGCCGCACAGCTTGGAGGGTTGGATGGCCTTGCCGGGCATCGGTCGCACCACCGCCGGCAGCATCCTTTCCAGTGCGTTTAATGCACCGTTGCCGATCCTGGATGGCAACGTCAAACGGGTGCTGGCGCGATTGACGGCCCATCCGCGCCCACCGGCCCGTGACGATGCCTTGTTCTGGAGCTGGAGTGAGGCCCTGCTTGATCCGGTTCGGCCACGGGACACCAACCAGGCCTTGATGGACCTTGGGGCCACGCTTTGCACCCCCCTCCAGCCGGACTGCCACCGTTGCCCCTGGCAGCTGCACTGCGCTGCTTACGCTGCCGGCGATCCTTGCCGCTGGCCCGTGACCGACGCCCCCAAGCCCCTGCCCTTCCAGGTGATCGGTGTGGGGGTTGTGCTCAACGCGGCCGGGGAGGTGTTGATTGACCAGCGCCTGGAGGAAGGCCTGCTGGGGGGGATGTGGGAGTTCCCCGGTGGCAAACAGGAGCCGGGCGAAACGATCGAAACCTGCATCGCCCGCGAGTTGAAGGAGGAGCTGGGCATTGCGGTGACTGTCGGCGCTGAACTGATCACCGTTGATCACGCCTACAGCCACAAGAAGCTGCGCTTTGTGGTGCATCTCTGCGACTGGGTCTCGGGAGAGCCGCAGCCCCTTGCCAGTCAGCAGGTGCGTTGGGTGCGGCCGGAGGACCTGGGGAATTACGCCTTTCCGGCCGCCAATGCTCGGATCATTGCGGCGTTGCTTGGCAGCTTGGAAAGCTCTGCCCACCCTTAAGCAAAGTCCTGATGCGGTCGGATGGCGCTTGGTTCCGTTGTCGTTTGTCTCGGTGAAGCCCTGATTGACCGGCTCGGTCCACCGGGTGGTGATCCGGCGGTGGATCGTCCGGTCGAGGACCGTCTGGGAGGAGCGCCAGCGAATGTGGCCTGTGGCTTGGCCCGCTTGGGCACCCCTGTGGCTTTTGCTGGACGACTCGGCCAGGACGCCATTGGCACTGCCTTTTCCCGATTGTTTGTGGAGCGTGGTGTCGACACTGCGTTGTTGCAGCGGGATGCCGAGCGTCCCAGTCGC containing:
- the mutT gene encoding 8-oxo-dGTP diphosphatase MutT, yielding MDALTEAEAAVLSTALLAWWERHGRGGIPWKQLPGGARPAPDQDLDPYGIWIAEVMLQQTQLAVALPYWTRWMEAFPSVESLAAASLDVVRLQWQGLGYYSRARRLHEAAQLLVGHPWPHSLEGWMALPGIGRTTAGSILSSAFNAPLPILDGNVKRVLARLTAHPRPPARDDALFWSWSEALLDPVRPRDTNQALMDLGATLCTPLQPDCHRCPWQLHCAAYAAGDPCRWPVTDAPKPLPFQVIGVGVVLNAAGEVLIDQRLEEGLLGGMWEFPGGKQEPGETIETCIARELKEELGIAVTVGAELITVDHAYSHKKLRFVVHLCDWVSGEPQPLASQQVRWVRPEDLGNYAFPAANARIIAALLGSLESSAHP